A stretch of Dermochelys coriacea isolate rDerCor1 chromosome 6, rDerCor1.pri.v4, whole genome shotgun sequence DNA encodes these proteins:
- the LOC119857808 gene encoding cyclic GMP-AMP synthase-like codes for MAAVVLTTPSQDVVFHIKERVKALPLKHEERTKAAGIINGFIDPFISYLKEYPERPYFKEVTKLTMGSYYEFVKIDHPDEFDLMLALPVPRYVKYTEVDDCNGLYYKVTLPRKLRSFPTPFLLEHRSTVSPVKVLEEFRKHVSQFIASSYKVPFPGWKMKLSRKKQNSPAATVVLLDDKGGQVMSVDLVPALEISTPWPD; via the exons ATGGCAGCAGTTGTTCTCACCACGCCAAGCCAAGATGTTGTTTTCCACATTAAAGAGAGGGTAAAAGCCCTCCCTCTGAAACACGAGGAGagaaccaaggctgctggaataATTAATGGGTTCATTGACCCATTCATTAGCTACCTGAAGGAGTATCCAGAGAGGCCCTACTTTAAGGAGGTGACCAAGCTGACCATGGGCAGCTACTATGAGTTTGTGAAA ATTGATCACCCAGATGAATTTGACCTGATGCTGGCTCTGCCAGTTCCAAGATATGTTAAGTACACGGAGGTGGATGACTGTAATGGGCTCTACTACAAAGTTACTTTACCGAGGAAGCTCCGGAGCTTCCCCACACCTTTTCTGCTGGAGCATAGGAGTACCGTGTCACCTGTGAAAGTCCTGGAGGAATTCAGGAAACATGTCAGCCAGTTCATCGCATCATCCTACAAAG TGCCTTTCCCAGGGTGGAAAATGAAGCTAAGCAGGAAGAAACAGAACAGCCCAGCAGCTACTGTCGTGCTGCTGGATGACAAAGGTGGCCAAGTCATGTCTGTAGATCTCGTTCCTGCTTTGGAAATCTCAACCCCCTGGCCTGATTAA